GTGCCGCTGACCAGGGCGGTGACCAGCACCGCGCCGAGCACCAGGCCGAGCGCCTGCGGGATGCCCACCCAGCCGGAGACGCCGCCGCGCTGCACCACCGGCACCCGGTCGGGGATGGCGGCGGTGAGGCTGGCCAGCATCGCGTTGAAGCAGACCTGGGCGGCCACCCAGCCCAGCGCCACCCCGGCGATGGTCTGCTGCCGGGCCAGCAGCACCAGCGCCAGCGCGCCGAGCACCGCGCCGCCGGCCGTCCAGACGTGCCGGCGGCCGAACTCCCGCCCGCCGACGCGCAGGCAGGTGCGGTCCGACAGCGCCCCGGCGAGGGGGTTGGCCAGCACCGCCGCGAGCGCGCCCAGCCCGGTGACGACGGCCAGCATCGCCTCCTTGTGGTCCGGCGAGATCCGCTCCACCTGCTGGGGCAGCAGCACCTGGATGGGGGTGAAGAAGGCCATCCACACCCCGAGGTTGGCCGCGAAGACCAGCGCGATCCAGCTCCGCCGGACCGGGACCACCGGGTCGGCGAGCGCCGCCGGCAGCGAGGCCGGCGTCGGGTCGACGGTGGTCACCCCCGGCCGACCTGGGACCGGTACCAGGCGTACGAAGACTTCGGCGTCCGGGTTCCGGTGGGGAAGTCCACGTGCACCAGGCCGAAGCGCTTGGTGAAGCCCTCGGCCCACTCCCAGTTGTCCAGCAGCGACCAGACGAAGTACCCGGTCACGTCGACGCCCTCGTCGATCGCCGCCCGGACGGCCCGCAGGTGCCCGTCGAGGTAGGCGATCCGGTCGGGGTCGTGCACCCGGCCGTCGGCGTCCGGGACGTCGTCCCAGGCGCAGCCGCCCTCGGTGACCTGGATCGTCGGCAGTGCGTCGCCGTACCGGTCCCGCAGGCCGACGAGCAGGTCGCGCAGCCCGTCCGGGACCACCGGCCAGTCGAACGCGGTCCGTGGGTAACCCTCCAGCGGGACCAGCGTGAACGGCACCGGCGAGCCCTCCTCGGGGGCGCGGACCCCGGTCGGGTTGTAGTAGTTGACCCCGAGCACGTCCAGCGGCGCGGCGATCACCGCGAGGTCGCCGTCGCGCACCACACCCGGGTCGAGGCCGTCCGGGTAGCCCCGGCCCAGCAGCGGGTCGGTGAACAGGTGGTTGTGCAGGTCGTCGTACGCCGCCGCGGCGGCCCGGTCGGCGTCGGTGTCGCCGTGCCGGACCACCGGTGAGTAGTTGTTGGCGATGGCCACCGGCGCGGTGCTGTGGGCGCGTAGCGCGGCGACCGCCAGCCCGTGCCCGAGCAGCTGGTGGTGGGCGGCCGGGAGGGAATCGAAGAGCAGGGTCCGGCCGGGGGCGTGCTCGCCGGTGCCGTGGCCGAGGCTCAGGTGGATGAACGGCTCGTTGAGGGTGATCCAGAGCTTCACCCGGTCGCCGAGGCGGGCGGCGGTCAGCTCGGCGTACTCGGCGAAGTGGGCGGCGGTGTCCCGGTTCAGCCAGCCGCCGGCGTCCTCCAGGGGCTGGGGCAGGTCCCAGTGGAACAGGGTGGCGACCGGGTCGATGCCGGCAGCCAGCAGGTCGTCGACGAGCCGGTCGTAGAAGTCCAGGCCGGCGGCGTTGACCGGGCCGGTGCCGGCGGGGCGTACCCGGGGCCAGGCGATCGAGAACCGGTAGGCCGAGACCCCGAGCCCGGCGAGCAGCGCGACGTCCTCCCGGTACCGGTGGTAGTGGTCGCAGGCCACGTCGCCGGTGCTGCCGTCGAGGATCCGGCCGGGGGTGTGGGCGAAGGTGTCCCAGATGGACGGTCCCCGGCCGTCGGCGGTGGCGCCCCCCTCGATCTGGTACGCGGAGGTGGACACCCCCCAACGGAAGCCGGCGGGGAAACCGGGGATCGGTGCGGTCGTCATCCACCCTCCCAGAACGCGAAACGTGTTCGCACTCTAGGGCGCGCAGCCCGGGAGCGCCATAGGTGCGGGGCAATGCGGGTGCCGGGGATTTCGGCGTGTCTTTACCAAACACATCCCGGTAAGTCCGATTTGACGCTTAGAGTGCTTAATATCGCGGATGTCCTCAGTGGGGGAAGAACAGAATGATCCTCGTCGAACGCAG
Above is a window of Micromonospora rifamycinica DNA encoding:
- a CDS encoding GH1 family beta-glucosidase — protein: MTTAPIPGFPAGFRWGVSTSAYQIEGGATADGRGPSIWDTFAHTPGRILDGSTGDVACDHYHRYREDVALLAGLGVSAYRFSIAWPRVRPAGTGPVNAAGLDFYDRLVDDLLAAGIDPVATLFHWDLPQPLEDAGGWLNRDTAAHFAEYAELTAARLGDRVKLWITLNEPFIHLSLGHGTGEHAPGRTLLFDSLPAAHHQLLGHGLAVAALRAHSTAPVAIANNYSPVVRHGDTDADRAAAAAYDDLHNHLFTDPLLGRGYPDGLDPGVVRDGDLAVIAAPLDVLGVNYYNPTGVRAPEEGSPVPFTLVPLEGYPRTAFDWPVVPDGLRDLLVGLRDRYGDALPTIQVTEGGCAWDDVPDADGRVHDPDRIAYLDGHLRAVRAAIDEGVDVTGYFVWSLLDNWEWAEGFTKRFGLVHVDFPTGTRTPKSSYAWYRSQVGRG